A DNA window from Drosophila pseudoobscura strain MV-25-SWS-2005 chromosome 2, UCI_Dpse_MV25, whole genome shotgun sequence contains the following coding sequences:
- the LOC6897352 gene encoding putative inorganic phosphate cotransporter isoform X1 has product MEEDLEKVPRLGLRHLQAALLFIGLAANTILQLNVGVTVVAMTNATSINEDTPHYNWTESEKSYILSSFYWGSTLAQFPAGYLCKRFGSKAVLLWGTLGSALLSAATPHSIYAAGWQAFCLIRLLQGLCQVTWPCIHQHLANWAPEAERTRLGAFAYTGFDCGNVLAMYAAGTIASSPLGWPGISYASSGLALCWCLLWLLLGANRASETRFIGQAEREYIMGDLQMQMSSKKRERRRAIPWRGIFTSAPFYALLCARCADTWGLATMQAELPAYLSGVLRLEMQSNAVFSALPFLLMWAMCYVYLIVADTLLQYKCLSLTALRKTYNSIALWAPASIMLAVGFVGVDQKSLALLLVTLSVGVSSAATIGSELNTIDLSPNHAGILAGILSTFTNLVALCTPLVVGLLVTDATQRSEWQLVFSLAAGVLFAGNVIYLIWGTAVTQPWNEPQEQLQLPDEELKPFKNARLEIPGAGGGADGGGGGGVGLGLHCKDP; this is encoded by the exons ATGGAGGAGGATCTCGAGAAGG TGCCACGCCTTGGACTGCGGCATCTGCAGGCCGCGCTGCTCTTCATCGGACTGGCGGCGAACACAATCCTTCAGCTGAATGTGGGCGTCACCGTGGTGGCCATGACCAATGCCACATCGATCAATGAGGACACGCCC CACTACAACTGGACGGAGTCCGAGAAGTCCTACATCCTGTCCAGCTTCTACTGGGGCTCCACGCTGGCCCAGTTCCCCGCCGGCTACCTGTGCAAGCGGTTCGGCTCGAAGGCGGTGCTCTTGTGGGGCACCCTGGGCTCGGCGCTGCTCAGTGCCGCCACGCCGCACAGCATCTATGCGGCGGGGTGGCAGGCCTTCTGCCTGATCCGGCTGCTCCAGGGCCTGTGCCAGGTGACGTGGCCCTGCATCCACCAGCATCTGGCCAACTGGGCGCCGGAGGCGGAGCGGACGCGGCTGGGGGCCTTCGCCTACACGGGCTTCGACTGCGGCAATGTCCTGGCCATGTACGCGGCCGGGACGATAGCCAGCTCGCCGCTGGGCTGGCCGGGCATCAGCTATGCCTCCTCGGGCCTGGCCCTCTGCTGGTgcctgctgtggctgctgctgggcgccAACCGGGCCAGCGAGACCCGCTTCATTGGCCAGGCCGAGAGGGAGTACATCATGGGTGATCTGCAGATGCAGATGAGCTCCAAGAAGAGGGAGCGACGGCGCGCCATTCCCTGGCGGGGCATCTTCACCTCGGCCCCGTTCTACGCCCTCCTGTGTGCCCGCTGCGCCGACACCTGGGGCCTGGCCACCATGCAGGCCGAGCTGCCGGCCTACCTCAGCGGGGTCCTGCGGCTCGAGATGCAGAGCAATGCCGTCTTCTCGGCCCTGCCCTTCCTGCTGATGTGGGCCATGTGCTACGTGTACCTGATCGTGGCCGACACCCTGCTGCAGTACAAGTGCCTCAGCCTGACGGCCCTGCGAAAGACGTACAACAGCATCGCCCTGTGGGCGCCCGCCTCCATAATGCTGGCCGTGGGGTTCGTGGGCGTCGACCAGAAGTCGCTGGCCCTGCTCCTCGTCACGCTGAGCGTGGGCGTCAGCAGTGCGGCCACCATcggcagcgagctgaacacgATTGACCTCTCGCCCAACCATGCCGGCATCCTCGCCGGCATCCTGAGCACCTTCACCAACCTGGTGGCCCTGTGCACGCCCCTCGTCGTCGGCCTGCTGGTCACAGACGCCACGCAGCGCAGCGAGTGGCAGCTGGTCTTCAGCCTGGCGGCCGGCGTCCTCTTTGCCGGCAATGTGATCTACTTGATTTGGGGCACAGCCGTGACCCAGCCGTGGAACGAGCcgcaggagcagctgcagctgcccgACGAGGAGCTGAAACCCTTCAAGAATGCCCGCCTGGAGATACCAGGAGCAGGGGGAGGAGCAGatggaggcggaggtggaggcgtAGGATTAGGATTGCATTGTAAAGACCCATGA
- the LOC6897352 gene encoding uncharacterized protein isoform X2, with amino-acid sequence MEEDLEKVPRLGLRHLQAALLFIGLAANTILQLNVGVTVVAMTNATSINEDTPVALQLDGVREVLHPVQLLLGLHAGPVPRRLPVQAVRLEGGALVGHPGLGAAQCRHAAQHLCGGVAGLLPDPAAPGPVPGDVALHPPASGQLGAGGGADAAGGLRLHGLRLRQCPGHVRGRDDSQLAAGLAGHQLCLLGPGPLLVPAVAAAGRQPGQRDPLHWPGREGVHHG; translated from the exons ATGGAGGAGGATCTCGAGAAGG TGCCACGCCTTGGACTGCGGCATCTGCAGGCCGCGCTGCTCTTCATCGGACTGGCGGCGAACACAATCCTTCAGCTGAATGTGGGCGTCACCGTGGTGGCCATGACCAATGCCACATCGATCAATGAGGACACGCCCGTGG CACTACAACTGGACGGAGTCCGAGAAGTCCTACATCCTGTCCAGCTTCTACTGGGGCTCCACGCTGGCCCAGTTCCCCGCCGGCTACCTGTGCAAGCGGTTCGGCTCGAAGGCGGTGCTCTTGTGGGGCACCCTGGGCTCGGCGCTGCTCAGTGCCGCCACGCCGCACAGCATCTATGCGGCGGGGTGGCAGGCCTTCTGCCTGATCCGGCTGCTCCAGGGCCTGTGCCAGGTGACGTGGCCCTGCATCCACCAGCATCTGGCCAACTGGGCGCCGGAGGCGGAGCGGACGCGGCTGGGGGCCTTCGCCTACACGGGCTTCGACTGCGGCAATGTCCTGGCCATGTACGCGGCCGGGACGATAGCCAGCTCGCCGCTGGGCTGGCCGGGCATCAGCTATGCCTCCTCGGGCCTGGCCCTCTGCTGGTgcctgctgtggctgctgctgggcgccAACCGGGCCAGCGAGACCCGCTTCATTGGCCAGGCCGAGAGGGAGTACATCATGGGTGA
- the LOC6897353 gene encoding uncharacterized protein isoform X2: MENAEAGKFEVEDIVFAEYREYLPWPGRIIRKHEQSAVVLFISTNDCQKISYSKIWPYDDEQKKKYVTKESLDYDDFRLAILMTEQRMGGKDTDILNYVWQVMHPGAENTSPSVALAPSPAPATAPAPAPSTAPSTSGAAAAIAAPGTHQREIELAYMRKVHQESSSLRVERQFVGEINKLLKCLTIGYKNYDEALAAFEQLLQMPVSKLLLLRNFEAVDCIRLLCRFAASVEAHTVNRDAAIMVKSQANKLMAGFIACFELPYTKDNFWSEFVHLSEVYMRYTMEFMPRQAGAADNKGTPSGQ, from the exons ATGGAGAACGCCGAGGCTG GTAAATTCGAGGTGGAAGACATTGTGTTTGCGGAATATCGCGAATACCTGCCATGGCCGGGCAGGATCATTAGGAAGCACGAGCAGAGTGCAGTCGTCCTGTTTATTTCCACCAACGATTGCCAGAAAATTAGCTATAGCAAGATCTGGCCCTACGACGatgaacaaaagaaaaaatatgtCACCAAGGAATCCCTGGACTACGATGATTTTCGCTTGGCAATATTAATGACCGAGCAGCGAATGGGCGGCAAGGACACCGACATTCTCAACTATGTCTGGCAGGTGATGCATCCAGGCGCCGAAAATACATCACCATCGGTGGCCTTGGCCCCGTCCCCGGCCCCGGCCACAGCTCCGGCCCCGGCCCCATCTACTGCTCCTTCCACCAGCGGAGCCGCCGCTGCCATCGCCGCTCCAGGGACCCATCAGAGGGAAATCGAACTGGCCTACATGCGTAAGGTGCACCAGGAGAGCAGCTCCCTGCGGGTGGAGAGGCAGTTTGTGGGCGAAATCAACAAGCTGCTCAAATGCCTGACCATCGGCTACAAGAACTACGACGAGGCGCTTGCGGCCTTCGAGCAGCTCCTCCAGATGCCCGTCAGcaagctcctgctgctgcgcaACTTCGAGGCCGTGGACTGCATTCGCCTGCTGTGCCGCTTCGCAGCGAGTGTGGAGGCCCACACTGTCAACCGGGATGCCGCCATTATGGTCAAGAGCCAGGCCAACAAGCTAATGGCTGGCTTCATCGCCTGCTTCGAGCTGCCGTACACCAAGGACAACTTCTGGTCCGAGTTCGTCCATCTCTCCGAGGTCTACATGCGCTACACCATGGAATTTATGCCCCGCCAAGCTGGCGCTGCCGACAACAAAGGAACTCCAAGCGGCCAATAA
- the LOC6897353 gene encoding uncharacterized protein isoform X1: MDDALLAGKFEVEDIVFAEYREYLPWPGRIIRKHEQSAVVLFISTNDCQKISYSKIWPYDDEQKKKYVTKESLDYDDFRLAILMTEQRMGGKDTDILNYVWQVMHPGAENTSPSVALAPSPAPATAPAPAPSTAPSTSGAAAAIAAPGTHQREIELAYMRKVHQESSSLRVERQFVGEINKLLKCLTIGYKNYDEALAAFEQLLQMPVSKLLLLRNFEAVDCIRLLCRFAASVEAHTVNRDAAIMVKSQANKLMAGFIACFELPYTKDNFWSEFVHLSEVYMRYTMEFMPRQAGAADNKGTPSGQ; the protein is encoded by the coding sequence ATGGATGACGCTCTCTTGGCAGGTAAATTCGAGGTGGAAGACATTGTGTTTGCGGAATATCGCGAATACCTGCCATGGCCGGGCAGGATCATTAGGAAGCACGAGCAGAGTGCAGTCGTCCTGTTTATTTCCACCAACGATTGCCAGAAAATTAGCTATAGCAAGATCTGGCCCTACGACGatgaacaaaagaaaaaatatgtCACCAAGGAATCCCTGGACTACGATGATTTTCGCTTGGCAATATTAATGACCGAGCAGCGAATGGGCGGCAAGGACACCGACATTCTCAACTATGTCTGGCAGGTGATGCATCCAGGCGCCGAAAATACATCACCATCGGTGGCCTTGGCCCCGTCCCCGGCCCCGGCCACAGCTCCGGCCCCGGCCCCATCTACTGCTCCTTCCACCAGCGGAGCCGCCGCTGCCATCGCCGCTCCAGGGACCCATCAGAGGGAAATCGAACTGGCCTACATGCGTAAGGTGCACCAGGAGAGCAGCTCCCTGCGGGTGGAGAGGCAGTTTGTGGGCGAAATCAACAAGCTGCTCAAATGCCTGACCATCGGCTACAAGAACTACGACGAGGCGCTTGCGGCCTTCGAGCAGCTCCTCCAGATGCCCGTCAGcaagctcctgctgctgcgcaACTTCGAGGCCGTGGACTGCATTCGCCTGCTGTGCCGCTTCGCAGCGAGTGTGGAGGCCCACACTGTCAACCGGGATGCCGCCATTATGGTCAAGAGCCAGGCCAACAAGCTAATGGCTGGCTTCATCGCCTGCTTCGAGCTGCCGTACACCAAGGACAACTTCTGGTCCGAGTTCGTCCATCTCTCCGAGGTCTACATGCGCTACACCATGGAATTTATGCCCCGCCAAGCTGGCGCTGCCGACAACAAAGGAACTCCAAGCGGCCAATAA